The genomic window CCGCCAGGTGCCCGGCCACCGGGCGCGCCGCCCGGTGCCCCGCCGCCGGAGACCTGGCCGCCGCCCGCGGCCGTCGACGTGTCGACGCCCAGGGTGAGGGAGACCGCGTACCCGGCGGAGACGTCGCCGGTCACGGTGGCGAGCTGGGTGGCGGCCCCGTCATCGCCGAAGACGCCGTCGTTGTTCAAGCTGACCTGCGCCAGGTTGGTCACGGACGCCTCGTAGCCCGACTGGGCGTAGACCTTCTCGCAGACGTCCTGCGGCAGCGCGAGCTGCGAGGTGGCGATGGCCTTGGTCGAGTCGGTGATGCTGGCCTGGTCGGGATAGACCTCGAAGTGGACGTGCGGCCAGCGCCCCGAGTAGCACGCCGGGAAGACGCTGGTGAACCGGACCGTGCCGGCGGAGTCGGCGACCTGGACCCCGCGCAGGTAGTTCTGGTCGGTGACGCCGTCGGAGTACAGCGAGTAGCGGCCCTCCCGGTCGCAGTGCCACACGTACACGGCCACCCCGGCGAACGGCGAGCCGCCGTTCGCGAGGTCGCGGACCGTCAGCGCCAGCGTCATGGGGACGCCCTCGGCGGTACCGGTCGAGTCGCCGAAGCTGGACCGGATGTCACTGCGGACCACACCGCTCTGCTCGAGGACGTCCGGCCCGTTCGACCCGTCGCCCGGGTAGGGGCCCGCCGTCTCCTCGGGGATCTCCCCGGCCGCCGTGGCCGTGGCCGAGGTCGTCGCGGCCGAGGTCGCCGAGGTGGATGTCCCCGAGGTGGCCGCGGCCGTGGAACCGGCGGAGTCCGAGCCGCAGGCCGCCAGGCCCGCCGCCGCGGCGCCGAGGCCGAAGAAGGTCAGCATCCGCCGCCGGCTGAGCAGTGTGCCGACGTCGAAGGCGAGGCCCTGGTCGACGATCTCCTCGTCGGGCCGTGCCAGCGGGCGCCCCTCGTACGCCCGCGTCCGGCCGGAACCCCGGTGATCCGCCATGTGCCCTCCAACTGGGATCGGCTGAGCTTGATGGCTCGAGCATGGCGGG from Parafrankia discariae includes these protein-coding regions:
- a CDS encoding intradiol ring-cleavage dioxygenase translates to MADHRGSGRTRAYEGRPLARPDEEIVDQGLAFDVGTLLSRRRMLTFFGLGAAAAGLAACGSDSAGSTAAATSGTSTSATSAATTSATATAAGEIPEETAGPYPGDGSNGPDVLEQSGVVRSDIRSSFGDSTGTAEGVPMTLALTVRDLANGGSPFAGVAVYVWHCDREGRYSLYSDGVTDQNYLRGVQVADSAGTVRFTSVFPACYSGRWPHVHFEVYPDQASITDSTKAIATSQLALPQDVCEKVYAQSGYEASVTNLAQVSLNNDGVFGDDGAATQLATVTGDVSAGYAVSLTLGVDTSTAAGGGQVSGGGAPGGAPGGRAPGGR